The following coding sequences are from one Euwallacea similis isolate ESF13 chromosome 27, ESF131.1, whole genome shotgun sequence window:
- the LOC136417259 gene encoding micronuclear linker histone polyprotein isoform X5, which translates to MHWSNWGHQQLHSEYRSTYRWHEYTGPRQEVVRKPPIQNGMPAGIGGVNEAIEKPIREEDFQSDTAPKQEPVMPRRKKYPDLAYRHHEFLISDRGVTTNGGVDSRARSEERFGPDWRPSRRSKSEGPRRGIETEPERRRESDPDMENMVKDKGHENGLLRKAISKISTEYRRQFAWPPGLVSRRDELDGTPRKSQSMGALKANANALIHKKRMDVENKDASELEPLVDDRSNKEKIREELNNFSTDLDNDSSWYREVVELRKKAGEYKHRGWGSELAPERLSDIYNKQVELWDQVSRRSSLSALSLASHMTKNTYTKEDKDEDNNRKSSPTKAYRNAENNARMIRDIIRHHLERTTGGSELDGLILSPTREKLEPTVPRRDDDSRGSQKNSPKKGSPLKTSNKRGSQKGKEVRSHSVGPTETSNKEKQSPKRQSRSTVKEGRKSASNTPSNKRPRPSSLNTTVSFRSKSSSVVKNHDDRLAKTNKNKSLDSSKRNRKGSHEASEQGKSDPIAIEMKKSLENEQPDSIEHEPVIKSPPEPTRVKSPEQIIMRSPDPVNWTVPLDTGKTFTVTQNVRDGDPSSRPQSEVKAWTPPEVPPPVAQSAPPTLAQGQASLS; encoded by the exons CAATTACACTCCGAGTACCGGAGTACTTACCGATGGCATGAGTATACAGGGCCAAGGCAAGAAGTGGTGAGAAAACCCCCCATTCAAAATGGAATGCCTGCTGGGATTGGGGGCGTTAATGAGGCAATTGAGAAGCCCATCAGAGAAGAGGACTTTCAGTCTGATACAG CCCCCAAACAAGAGCCTGTAATGCCCCGGAGGAAAAAATATCCAGACCTTGCTTATCGCCATCACGAATTCCTTATAAGTGATCGTGGGGTGACCACCAACGGAGGGGTTGATTCTCGAGCTAGG tcGGAAGAGCGATTTGGGCCTGATTGGAGGCCCTCGAGGCGCAGCAAGTCGGAGGGGCCGCGCAGGGGGATCGAAACCGAACCGGAGCGCAGGAGAGAGTCCGATCCTGACATGGAAAATATGGTAAAAGATAAG GGTCACGAAAACGGTCTTCTCCGTAAGgctatatcaaaaattagcaCAGAATATCGAAGACAATTTGCTTGGCCTCCGGGGCTTGTGTCCAGAAGGGATGAATTGGATGGGACACCAAGGAAGTCCCAGTCCATGGGGGCTCTTAAAGCTAACGCTAATGCTTTGATTCACAAAAAGAGGATGGACGTCGAAAATAAAGACG caagCGAACTAGAACCGTTAGTAGATGATCgatcaaataaagaaaaaattcgaGAAGAGCTAAATA ATTTTTCTACAGACTTGGATAACGATTCGTCTTGGTACCGCGAAGTTGTTGAACTTCGCAAAAAAGCCGGAGAATACAAG CATAGAGGCTGGGGATCAGAGTTAGCACCTGAGCGGTTATCGGacatttataataaacaaGTGGAGCTATGGGACCAAGTCTCTAGAAGAAGTTCCTTATCGGCTCTATCACTAGCATCTCACATGACTAAGAATACTTACACTAAAGAGGATAAAGATGAAGACAATAATAGGAAGAGCTCTCCTACTAAGGCTTATAGGAACGCCGAAAATAATGCTCGAATGATTAGAGATATTATTAGGCATCACTTGGAACGAACAACTGGTGGGTCTG AATTGGACGGTTTAATCCTATCCCCAACAAGAGAAAAACTAGAACCTACAGTCCCTAGAAGAGACGACGATTCCAGAGGTTCGCAGAAAAATAGCCCAAAGAAGGGCTCACCGTTGAAAACTTCCAATAAAAGAGGTAGCCAGAAAGGAAAAGAGG TTCGATCTCACTCAGTGGGACCTACGGAAACTTCTAATAAAGAGAAGCAATCTCCGAAAAGGCAATCTAGGTCCACAGTGAAAGAGGGCAGGAAATCTGCCTCCAATACTCCATCAAATAAAAGGCCCAGGCCCT CATCCCTGAACACCACTGTTTCATTCCGATCTAAATCGAGTTCGGTAGTTAAAAACCACGACGACAGATTggccaaaacaaataaaaataaatcattagaCTCATCTAAGCGAAACCGAAAAGGAAGTCACGAAG CGTCGGAACAAGGGAAATCTGATCCGATTgctattgaaatgaaaaagagCCTCGAAAACGAACAACCGGATAGCATAGAGCATGAGCCAGTTATCAAATCTCCTCCTGAACCTACCAGAGTCAAATCTCCTGAGCAAATTATTATGAGGTCTCCTGATCCTGTCAACTGGACTGTCCCATTGGACACCGGAAAAACTTTCACTGTTACCCAGAATGTTCGTGACG GTGACCCAAGTAGTCGCCCTCAAAGTGAGGTGAAAGCCTGGACACCTCCAGAAGTTCCCCCACCTGTGGCCCAATCAGCTCCCCCTACATTAGCTCAGGGGCAGGCAAGCTTATCGTAG
- the LOC136417259 gene encoding micronuclear linker histone polyprotein isoform X3, with the protein MIGSFWNLCRATCPAMPVDKQLHSEYRSTYRWHEYTGPRQEVVRKPPIQNGMPAGIGGVNEAIEKPIREEDFQSDTAPKQEPVMPRRKKYPDLAYRHHEFLISDRGVTTNGGVDSRARSEERFGPDWRPSRRSKSEGPRRGIETEPERRRESDPDMENMVKDKGHENGLLRKAISKISTEYRRQFAWPPGLVSRRDELDGTPRKSQSMGALKANANALIHKKRMDVENKDASELEPLVDDRSNKEKIREELNNFSTDLDNDSSWYREVVELRKKAGEYKHRGWGSELAPERLSDIYNKQVELWDQVSRRSSLSALSLASHMTKNTYTKEDKDEDNNRKSSPTKAYRNAENNARMIRDIIRHHLERTTELDGLILSPTREKLEPTVPRRDDDSRGSQKNSPKKGSPLKTSNKRGSQKGKEVRSHSVGPTETSNKEKQSPKRQSRSTVKEGRKSASNTPSNKRPRPSSLNTTVSFRSKSSSVVKNHDDRLAKTNKNKSLDSSKRNRKGSHEASEQGKSDPIAIEMKKSLENEQPDSIEHEPVIKSPPEPTRVKSPEQIIMRSPDPVNWTVPLDTGKTFTVTQNVRDGDPSSRPQSEVKAWTPPEVPPPVAQSAPPTLAQGQASLS; encoded by the exons ATGATCGGCTCATTTTGGAACCTGTGTAGAGCTACGTGCCCTGCTATGCCCGTCGATAAG CAATTACACTCCGAGTACCGGAGTACTTACCGATGGCATGAGTATACAGGGCCAAGGCAAGAAGTGGTGAGAAAACCCCCCATTCAAAATGGAATGCCTGCTGGGATTGGGGGCGTTAATGAGGCAATTGAGAAGCCCATCAGAGAAGAGGACTTTCAGTCTGATACAG CCCCCAAACAAGAGCCTGTAATGCCCCGGAGGAAAAAATATCCAGACCTTGCTTATCGCCATCACGAATTCCTTATAAGTGATCGTGGGGTGACCACCAACGGAGGGGTTGATTCTCGAGCTAGG tcGGAAGAGCGATTTGGGCCTGATTGGAGGCCCTCGAGGCGCAGCAAGTCGGAGGGGCCGCGCAGGGGGATCGAAACCGAACCGGAGCGCAGGAGAGAGTCCGATCCTGACATGGAAAATATGGTAAAAGATAAG GGTCACGAAAACGGTCTTCTCCGTAAGgctatatcaaaaattagcaCAGAATATCGAAGACAATTTGCTTGGCCTCCGGGGCTTGTGTCCAGAAGGGATGAATTGGATGGGACACCAAGGAAGTCCCAGTCCATGGGGGCTCTTAAAGCTAACGCTAATGCTTTGATTCACAAAAAGAGGATGGACGTCGAAAATAAAGACG caagCGAACTAGAACCGTTAGTAGATGATCgatcaaataaagaaaaaattcgaGAAGAGCTAAATA ATTTTTCTACAGACTTGGATAACGATTCGTCTTGGTACCGCGAAGTTGTTGAACTTCGCAAAAAAGCCGGAGAATACAAG CATAGAGGCTGGGGATCAGAGTTAGCACCTGAGCGGTTATCGGacatttataataaacaaGTGGAGCTATGGGACCAAGTCTCTAGAAGAAGTTCCTTATCGGCTCTATCACTAGCATCTCACATGACTAAGAATACTTACACTAAAGAGGATAAAGATGAAGACAATAATAGGAAGAGCTCTCCTACTAAGGCTTATAGGAACGCCGAAAATAATGCTCGAATGATTAGAGATATTATTAGGCATCACTTGGAACGAACAACTG AATTGGACGGTTTAATCCTATCCCCAACAAGAGAAAAACTAGAACCTACAGTCCCTAGAAGAGACGACGATTCCAGAGGTTCGCAGAAAAATAGCCCAAAGAAGGGCTCACCGTTGAAAACTTCCAATAAAAGAGGTAGCCAGAAAGGAAAAGAGG TTCGATCTCACTCAGTGGGACCTACGGAAACTTCTAATAAAGAGAAGCAATCTCCGAAAAGGCAATCTAGGTCCACAGTGAAAGAGGGCAGGAAATCTGCCTCCAATACTCCATCAAATAAAAGGCCCAGGCCCT CATCCCTGAACACCACTGTTTCATTCCGATCTAAATCGAGTTCGGTAGTTAAAAACCACGACGACAGATTggccaaaacaaataaaaataaatcattagaCTCATCTAAGCGAAACCGAAAAGGAAGTCACGAAG CGTCGGAACAAGGGAAATCTGATCCGATTgctattgaaatgaaaaagagCCTCGAAAACGAACAACCGGATAGCATAGAGCATGAGCCAGTTATCAAATCTCCTCCTGAACCTACCAGAGTCAAATCTCCTGAGCAAATTATTATGAGGTCTCCTGATCCTGTCAACTGGACTGTCCCATTGGACACCGGAAAAACTTTCACTGTTACCCAGAATGTTCGTGACG GTGACCCAAGTAGTCGCCCTCAAAGTGAGGTGAAAGCCTGGACACCTCCAGAAGTTCCCCCACCTGTGGCCCAATCAGCTCCCCCTACATTAGCTCAGGGGCAGGCAAGCTTATCGTAG
- the LOC136417259 gene encoding micronuclear linker histone polyprotein isoform X2, giving the protein MIGSFWNLCRATCPAMPVDKQLHSEYRSTYRWHEYTGPRQEVVRKPPIQNGMPAGIGGVNEAIEKPIREEDFQSDTAPKQEPVMPRRKKYPDLAYRHHEFLISDRGVTTNGGVDSRARSEERFGPDWRPSRRSKSEGPRRGIETEPERRRESDPDMENMVKDKGHENGLLRKAISKISTEYRRQFAWPPGLVSRRDELDGTPRKSQSMGALKANANALIHKKRMDVENKDASELEPLVDDRSNKEKIREELNNFSTDLDNDSSWYREVVELRKKAGEYKHRGWGSELAPERLSDIYNKQVELWDQVSRRSSLSALSLASHMTKNTYTKEDKDEDNNRKSSPTKAYRNAENNARMIRDIIRHHLERTTGGSELDGLILSPTREKLEPTVPRRDDDSRGSQKNSPKKGSPLKTSNKRGSQKGKEVRSHSVGPTETSNKEKQSPKRQSRSTVKEGRKSASNTPSNKRPRPSSLNTTVSFRSKSSSVVKNHDDRLAKTNKNKSLDSSKRNRKGSHEASEQGKSDPIAIEMKKSLENEQPDSIEHEPVIKSPPEPTRVKSPEQIIMRSPDPVNWTVPLDTGKTFTVTQNVRDGDPSSRPQSEVKAWTPPEVPPPVAQSAPPTLAQGQASLS; this is encoded by the exons ATGATCGGCTCATTTTGGAACCTGTGTAGAGCTACGTGCCCTGCTATGCCCGTCGATAAG CAATTACACTCCGAGTACCGGAGTACTTACCGATGGCATGAGTATACAGGGCCAAGGCAAGAAGTGGTGAGAAAACCCCCCATTCAAAATGGAATGCCTGCTGGGATTGGGGGCGTTAATGAGGCAATTGAGAAGCCCATCAGAGAAGAGGACTTTCAGTCTGATACAG CCCCCAAACAAGAGCCTGTAATGCCCCGGAGGAAAAAATATCCAGACCTTGCTTATCGCCATCACGAATTCCTTATAAGTGATCGTGGGGTGACCACCAACGGAGGGGTTGATTCTCGAGCTAGG tcGGAAGAGCGATTTGGGCCTGATTGGAGGCCCTCGAGGCGCAGCAAGTCGGAGGGGCCGCGCAGGGGGATCGAAACCGAACCGGAGCGCAGGAGAGAGTCCGATCCTGACATGGAAAATATGGTAAAAGATAAG GGTCACGAAAACGGTCTTCTCCGTAAGgctatatcaaaaattagcaCAGAATATCGAAGACAATTTGCTTGGCCTCCGGGGCTTGTGTCCAGAAGGGATGAATTGGATGGGACACCAAGGAAGTCCCAGTCCATGGGGGCTCTTAAAGCTAACGCTAATGCTTTGATTCACAAAAAGAGGATGGACGTCGAAAATAAAGACG caagCGAACTAGAACCGTTAGTAGATGATCgatcaaataaagaaaaaattcgaGAAGAGCTAAATA ATTTTTCTACAGACTTGGATAACGATTCGTCTTGGTACCGCGAAGTTGTTGAACTTCGCAAAAAAGCCGGAGAATACAAG CATAGAGGCTGGGGATCAGAGTTAGCACCTGAGCGGTTATCGGacatttataataaacaaGTGGAGCTATGGGACCAAGTCTCTAGAAGAAGTTCCTTATCGGCTCTATCACTAGCATCTCACATGACTAAGAATACTTACACTAAAGAGGATAAAGATGAAGACAATAATAGGAAGAGCTCTCCTACTAAGGCTTATAGGAACGCCGAAAATAATGCTCGAATGATTAGAGATATTATTAGGCATCACTTGGAACGAACAACTGGTGGGTCTG AATTGGACGGTTTAATCCTATCCCCAACAAGAGAAAAACTAGAACCTACAGTCCCTAGAAGAGACGACGATTCCAGAGGTTCGCAGAAAAATAGCCCAAAGAAGGGCTCACCGTTGAAAACTTCCAATAAAAGAGGTAGCCAGAAAGGAAAAGAGG TTCGATCTCACTCAGTGGGACCTACGGAAACTTCTAATAAAGAGAAGCAATCTCCGAAAAGGCAATCTAGGTCCACAGTGAAAGAGGGCAGGAAATCTGCCTCCAATACTCCATCAAATAAAAGGCCCAGGCCCT CATCCCTGAACACCACTGTTTCATTCCGATCTAAATCGAGTTCGGTAGTTAAAAACCACGACGACAGATTggccaaaacaaataaaaataaatcattagaCTCATCTAAGCGAAACCGAAAAGGAAGTCACGAAG CGTCGGAACAAGGGAAATCTGATCCGATTgctattgaaatgaaaaagagCCTCGAAAACGAACAACCGGATAGCATAGAGCATGAGCCAGTTATCAAATCTCCTCCTGAACCTACCAGAGTCAAATCTCCTGAGCAAATTATTATGAGGTCTCCTGATCCTGTCAACTGGACTGTCCCATTGGACACCGGAAAAACTTTCACTGTTACCCAGAATGTTCGTGACG GTGACCCAAGTAGTCGCCCTCAAAGTGAGGTGAAAGCCTGGACACCTCCAGAAGTTCCCCCACCTGTGGCCCAATCAGCTCCCCCTACATTAGCTCAGGGGCAGGCAAGCTTATCGTAG
- the LOC136417259 gene encoding micronuclear linker histone polyprotein isoform X7, with protein MIGSFWNLCRATCPAMPVDKQLHSEYRSTYRWHEYTGPRQEVVRKPPIQNGMPAGIGGVNEAIEKPIREEDFQSDTAPKQEPVMPRRKKYPDLAYRHHEFLISDRGVTTNGGVDSRARGHENGLLRKAISKISTEYRRQFAWPPGLVSRRDELDGTPRKSQSMGALKANANALIHKKRMDVENKDASELEPLVDDRSNKEKIREELNNFSTDLDNDSSWYREVVELRKKAGEYKHRGWGSELAPERLSDIYNKQVELWDQVSRRSSLSALSLASHMTKNTYTKEDKDEDNNRKSSPTKAYRNAENNARMIRDIIRHHLERTTGGSELDGLILSPTREKLEPTVPRRDDDSRGSQKNSPKKGSPLKTSNKRGSQKGKEVRSHSVGPTETSNKEKQSPKRQSRSTVKEGRKSASNTPSNKRPRPSSLNTTVSFRSKSSSVVKNHDDRLAKTNKNKSLDSSKRNRKGSHEASEQGKSDPIAIEMKKSLENEQPDSIEHEPVIKSPPEPTRVKSPEQIIMRSPDPVNWTVPLDTGKTFTVTQNVRDGDPSSRPQSEVKAWTPPEVPPPVAQSAPPTLAQGQASLS; from the exons ATGATCGGCTCATTTTGGAACCTGTGTAGAGCTACGTGCCCTGCTATGCCCGTCGATAAG CAATTACACTCCGAGTACCGGAGTACTTACCGATGGCATGAGTATACAGGGCCAAGGCAAGAAGTGGTGAGAAAACCCCCCATTCAAAATGGAATGCCTGCTGGGATTGGGGGCGTTAATGAGGCAATTGAGAAGCCCATCAGAGAAGAGGACTTTCAGTCTGATACAG CCCCCAAACAAGAGCCTGTAATGCCCCGGAGGAAAAAATATCCAGACCTTGCTTATCGCCATCACGAATTCCTTATAAGTGATCGTGGGGTGACCACCAACGGAGGGGTTGATTCTCGAGCTAGG GGTCACGAAAACGGTCTTCTCCGTAAGgctatatcaaaaattagcaCAGAATATCGAAGACAATTTGCTTGGCCTCCGGGGCTTGTGTCCAGAAGGGATGAATTGGATGGGACACCAAGGAAGTCCCAGTCCATGGGGGCTCTTAAAGCTAACGCTAATGCTTTGATTCACAAAAAGAGGATGGACGTCGAAAATAAAGACG caagCGAACTAGAACCGTTAGTAGATGATCgatcaaataaagaaaaaattcgaGAAGAGCTAAATA ATTTTTCTACAGACTTGGATAACGATTCGTCTTGGTACCGCGAAGTTGTTGAACTTCGCAAAAAAGCCGGAGAATACAAG CATAGAGGCTGGGGATCAGAGTTAGCACCTGAGCGGTTATCGGacatttataataaacaaGTGGAGCTATGGGACCAAGTCTCTAGAAGAAGTTCCTTATCGGCTCTATCACTAGCATCTCACATGACTAAGAATACTTACACTAAAGAGGATAAAGATGAAGACAATAATAGGAAGAGCTCTCCTACTAAGGCTTATAGGAACGCCGAAAATAATGCTCGAATGATTAGAGATATTATTAGGCATCACTTGGAACGAACAACTGGTGGGTCTG AATTGGACGGTTTAATCCTATCCCCAACAAGAGAAAAACTAGAACCTACAGTCCCTAGAAGAGACGACGATTCCAGAGGTTCGCAGAAAAATAGCCCAAAGAAGGGCTCACCGTTGAAAACTTCCAATAAAAGAGGTAGCCAGAAAGGAAAAGAGG TTCGATCTCACTCAGTGGGACCTACGGAAACTTCTAATAAAGAGAAGCAATCTCCGAAAAGGCAATCTAGGTCCACAGTGAAAGAGGGCAGGAAATCTGCCTCCAATACTCCATCAAATAAAAGGCCCAGGCCCT CATCCCTGAACACCACTGTTTCATTCCGATCTAAATCGAGTTCGGTAGTTAAAAACCACGACGACAGATTggccaaaacaaataaaaataaatcattagaCTCATCTAAGCGAAACCGAAAAGGAAGTCACGAAG CGTCGGAACAAGGGAAATCTGATCCGATTgctattgaaatgaaaaagagCCTCGAAAACGAACAACCGGATAGCATAGAGCATGAGCCAGTTATCAAATCTCCTCCTGAACCTACCAGAGTCAAATCTCCTGAGCAAATTATTATGAGGTCTCCTGATCCTGTCAACTGGACTGTCCCATTGGACACCGGAAAAACTTTCACTGTTACCCAGAATGTTCGTGACG GTGACCCAAGTAGTCGCCCTCAAAGTGAGGTGAAAGCCTGGACACCTCCAGAAGTTCCCCCACCTGTGGCCCAATCAGCTCCCCCTACATTAGCTCAGGGGCAGGCAAGCTTATCGTAG
- the LOC136417259 gene encoding micronuclear linker histone polyprotein isoform X4, with the protein MIGSFWNLCRATCPAMPVDKQLHSEYRSTYRWHEYTGPRQEVVRKPPIQNGMPAGIGGVNEAIEKPIREEDFQSDTAPKQEPVMPRRKKYPDLAYRHHEFLISDRGVTTNGGVDSRARSEERFGPDWRPSRRSKSEGPRRGIETEPERRRESDPDMENMVKDKGHENGLLRKAISKISTEYRRQFAWPPGLVSRRDELDGTPRKSQSMGALKANANALIHKKRMDVENKDASELEPLVDDRSNKEKIREELNNLDNDSSWYREVVELRKKAGEYKHRGWGSELAPERLSDIYNKQVELWDQVSRRSSLSALSLASHMTKNTYTKEDKDEDNNRKSSPTKAYRNAENNARMIRDIIRHHLERTTGGSELDGLILSPTREKLEPTVPRRDDDSRGSQKNSPKKGSPLKTSNKRGSQKGKEVRSHSVGPTETSNKEKQSPKRQSRSTVKEGRKSASNTPSNKRPRPSSLNTTVSFRSKSSSVVKNHDDRLAKTNKNKSLDSSKRNRKGSHEASEQGKSDPIAIEMKKSLENEQPDSIEHEPVIKSPPEPTRVKSPEQIIMRSPDPVNWTVPLDTGKTFTVTQNVRDGDPSSRPQSEVKAWTPPEVPPPVAQSAPPTLAQGQASLS; encoded by the exons ATGATCGGCTCATTTTGGAACCTGTGTAGAGCTACGTGCCCTGCTATGCCCGTCGATAAG CAATTACACTCCGAGTACCGGAGTACTTACCGATGGCATGAGTATACAGGGCCAAGGCAAGAAGTGGTGAGAAAACCCCCCATTCAAAATGGAATGCCTGCTGGGATTGGGGGCGTTAATGAGGCAATTGAGAAGCCCATCAGAGAAGAGGACTTTCAGTCTGATACAG CCCCCAAACAAGAGCCTGTAATGCCCCGGAGGAAAAAATATCCAGACCTTGCTTATCGCCATCACGAATTCCTTATAAGTGATCGTGGGGTGACCACCAACGGAGGGGTTGATTCTCGAGCTAGG tcGGAAGAGCGATTTGGGCCTGATTGGAGGCCCTCGAGGCGCAGCAAGTCGGAGGGGCCGCGCAGGGGGATCGAAACCGAACCGGAGCGCAGGAGAGAGTCCGATCCTGACATGGAAAATATGGTAAAAGATAAG GGTCACGAAAACGGTCTTCTCCGTAAGgctatatcaaaaattagcaCAGAATATCGAAGACAATTTGCTTGGCCTCCGGGGCTTGTGTCCAGAAGGGATGAATTGGATGGGACACCAAGGAAGTCCCAGTCCATGGGGGCTCTTAAAGCTAACGCTAATGCTTTGATTCACAAAAAGAGGATGGACGTCGAAAATAAAGACG caagCGAACTAGAACCGTTAGTAGATGATCgatcaaataaagaaaaaattcgaGAAGAGCTAAATA ACTTGGATAACGATTCGTCTTGGTACCGCGAAGTTGTTGAACTTCGCAAAAAAGCCGGAGAATACAAG CATAGAGGCTGGGGATCAGAGTTAGCACCTGAGCGGTTATCGGacatttataataaacaaGTGGAGCTATGGGACCAAGTCTCTAGAAGAAGTTCCTTATCGGCTCTATCACTAGCATCTCACATGACTAAGAATACTTACACTAAAGAGGATAAAGATGAAGACAATAATAGGAAGAGCTCTCCTACTAAGGCTTATAGGAACGCCGAAAATAATGCTCGAATGATTAGAGATATTATTAGGCATCACTTGGAACGAACAACTGGTGGGTCTG AATTGGACGGTTTAATCCTATCCCCAACAAGAGAAAAACTAGAACCTACAGTCCCTAGAAGAGACGACGATTCCAGAGGTTCGCAGAAAAATAGCCCAAAGAAGGGCTCACCGTTGAAAACTTCCAATAAAAGAGGTAGCCAGAAAGGAAAAGAGG TTCGATCTCACTCAGTGGGACCTACGGAAACTTCTAATAAAGAGAAGCAATCTCCGAAAAGGCAATCTAGGTCCACAGTGAAAGAGGGCAGGAAATCTGCCTCCAATACTCCATCAAATAAAAGGCCCAGGCCCT CATCCCTGAACACCACTGTTTCATTCCGATCTAAATCGAGTTCGGTAGTTAAAAACCACGACGACAGATTggccaaaacaaataaaaataaatcattagaCTCATCTAAGCGAAACCGAAAAGGAAGTCACGAAG CGTCGGAACAAGGGAAATCTGATCCGATTgctattgaaatgaaaaagagCCTCGAAAACGAACAACCGGATAGCATAGAGCATGAGCCAGTTATCAAATCTCCTCCTGAACCTACCAGAGTCAAATCTCCTGAGCAAATTATTATGAGGTCTCCTGATCCTGTCAACTGGACTGTCCCATTGGACACCGGAAAAACTTTCACTGTTACCCAGAATGTTCGTGACG GTGACCCAAGTAGTCGCCCTCAAAGTGAGGTGAAAGCCTGGACACCTCCAGAAGTTCCCCCACCTGTGGCCCAATCAGCTCCCCCTACATTAGCTCAGGGGCAGGCAAGCTTATCGTAG